A genomic stretch from Balaenoptera musculus isolate JJ_BM4_2016_0621 chromosome 9, mBalMus1.pri.v3, whole genome shotgun sequence includes:
- the LOC118900539 gene encoding LOW QUALITY PROTEIN: tubulin alpha chain-like (The sequence of the model RefSeq protein was modified relative to this genomic sequence to represent the inferred CDS: inserted 2 bases in 1 codon), with protein MEADRSSITACFWFEGPLNGYLIEFQNKLVTYLRIYFPMTTLALIISADRNYQEQLSISDITTACFEFSNQLVKCDPQLGNYMACYLLYKGDVFPKGVNATVAAIKSRNSVQFIDWLPNGFKVAINNQLSVVMPGVNLAEVQKAICMLSNSTAIVKALTLLDHRFDPMYAKRAFLHWYIXEEVWEFSDTREDLAALEKDYNQIMTNVGEDEEKVELLVEVYRGWEGMWFVLTR; from the exons atggAG GCTGACAGGTCTTCTATTACTGCTTGCTTCTGGTTTGAAGGGCCTTTGAATGGGTACCTAATTGAATTCCAGAACAAATTAGTAACTTATCTGAGAATATATTTCCCCATGACAACCCTTGCCCTCATCATCTCTGCTGACAGAAACTACCAGGAGCAGCTCTCCATTTCAGACATCACTACTGCTTGCTTTGAGTTCTCCAACCAGCTGGTTAAGTGTGATCCTCAACTTGGGAATTACATGGCCTGCTACCTGCTCTACAAAGGGGATGTTTTTCCCAAGGGTGTGAATGCAACAGTTGCAGCCATAAAGTCAAGGAACTCTGTTCAGTTTATAGATTGGCTTCCAAATGGTTTCAAGGTGGCCATCAACAATCAGCTATCCGTGGTGATGCCAGGAGTTAACCTGGCTGAAGTCCAGAAGGCTATCTGCATGCTGAGCAACAGCACAGCAATTGTGAAGGCCTTAACCCTACTAGACCACAGGTTTGACCCCATGTATGCCAAGAGGGCATTTCTACATTGGTATAT AGAAGAAGTGTGGGAGTTCTCAGACACCAGGGAAGATTTGGCAGCCTTAGAGAAGGATTATAA TCAGATAATGACAAATGTTGGGGAGGATGAGGAGAAAGTGGAACTGCTGGTAGAAGTGTATAGAg GTTGGGAAGGGATGTGGTTTGTTCTAACACGATGA